A genome region from Bradyrhizobium commune includes the following:
- a CDS encoding maleylacetate reductase: MIGSFTFENLPCRVVFGSGTLAAAKAEIERLGGKRALVLTTPQQEAQGTKLGAALGPLYAGIFAGATMHTPVDVTERAIAAMKACDADCVVALGGGSTTGLGKALALRTGVNQLCIPTTYSGSEMTPILGQTENGLKTTVRDVAVLPETVIYDVDLTMTLPVGLTATSGINAIAHAVEALYARDTNPVTSLMAEEGIRALARALPAIAAKPDDRAARSDALYGAWLCGVCLGTVGMALHHKLCHTLGGTFDLPHAETHTIVLPHALAYNAPAVPEAMARIARAIDAADAAQGLYDLARRLNAKLALRDIGMPESGIDKAADLAVTNAYWNPRPLERNAIRDLIARAWAGEPPVATKAAA; the protein is encoded by the coding sequence ATGATCGGTTCGTTCACCTTTGAAAATCTGCCCTGCCGCGTCGTGTTCGGCAGCGGGACGTTGGCTGCAGCCAAGGCGGAGATCGAGCGGCTCGGCGGCAAGCGCGCACTGGTGCTGACAACGCCGCAGCAGGAGGCGCAAGGCACGAAGCTCGGCGCCGCGCTGGGCCCGCTCTATGCCGGCATTTTTGCGGGCGCCACCATGCACACGCCGGTCGACGTCACCGAGCGGGCGATCGCGGCGATGAAGGCTTGCGATGCCGATTGCGTGGTCGCGCTCGGCGGCGGATCGACCACCGGATTGGGCAAGGCACTGGCCTTGCGCACCGGCGTCAACCAGCTCTGCATCCCCACCACCTATTCCGGCTCGGAGATGACGCCGATCCTCGGCCAGACCGAGAACGGCCTGAAGACCACGGTGCGCGATGTGGCCGTGCTGCCCGAGACCGTGATCTACGACGTCGACCTGACCATGACGTTACCGGTCGGCCTCACCGCGACCTCCGGCATCAACGCCATCGCCCACGCGGTCGAAGCGCTCTACGCGCGCGACACCAATCCCGTCACCTCGCTGATGGCCGAAGAAGGCATCCGCGCGCTCGCCCGTGCCCTACCCGCGATTGCGGCGAAGCCCGATGATCGCGCCGCCCGCAGCGATGCACTTTACGGCGCCTGGCTGTGCGGCGTGTGCCTCGGCACCGTCGGTATGGCGCTGCATCACAAGCTCTGCCACACGCTCGGCGGCACCTTTGACCTGCCGCACGCCGAGACCCACACCATCGTGCTGCCGCATGCGCTCGCCTACAACGCGCCCGCGGTGCCCGAGGCGATGGCGCGGATCGCGCGCGCGATCGACGCGGCCGATGCGGCGCAGGGACTGTACGATCTCGCCAGACGGTTGAACGCAAAGCTGGCGCTGCGCGACATCGGCATGCCCGAGAGCGGCATCGACAAGGCGGCCGATCTCGCCGTGACCAATGCCTATTGGAATCCGCGGCCGCTCGAGCGCAACGCCATCCGCGACCTGATCGCGCGCGCCTGGGCCGGCGAACCGCCGGTCGCAACCAAAGCGGCGGCGTGA
- a CDS encoding Dabb family protein, protein MSGPIKHIVMWRLRGETQAERLAARTKVKTLFEGLKGRIDGLTHIEVGADISDVDYACDVVLVSEFTDSAALKAYATHPEHLRVREQLGDLRIGRFQVDYPIKETGA, encoded by the coding sequence ATGTCGGGCCCAATCAAGCACATCGTGATGTGGCGGCTGCGCGGTGAGACCCAGGCGGAGCGCCTGGCTGCCCGAACCAAGGTCAAGACCCTGTTCGAGGGCCTCAAGGGCCGGATCGACGGCCTCACCCATATCGAGGTCGGCGCCGACATCAGCGATGTCGACTATGCCTGCGACGTGGTCCTCGTCTCCGAATTTACCGACAGCGCGGCCCTCAAAGCTTACGCCACCCATCCGGAACATCTGCGGGTGCGCGAGCAGCTTGGCGACTTGCGGATCGGCCGCTTCCAGGTCGATTATCCCATCAAAGAGACCGGCGCATGA
- a CDS encoding LysR family transcriptional regulator: MDRLLQLEVFSRTAELGSLSKAAEILRMSNAAASRHLSALEERLAVRLIERNTRRQWLTEAGQELLQRCSTLLNELAEAEDAVSDRALSPKGMLRVTSSLSFAMIYMAPMLPAFRKLYPKLDVQIIAANRYPDFIEAGIDVAIRTREQEPDSNIIIRRIGQMRRVLAAAPSYLAAHGIPEHPADLARHDMLIYNLANDPYSLRLQKGNAVQTVRIAPTLDSNDGQVIRGAALAGLGILIQPLYIVQGDIGAGKLVPVLMDWELPLLTMNVAYQNRVRLPAKIRVFSDFLVDHIRAHSDAGIWIETTS, from the coding sequence ATGGACCGGCTTCTCCAGCTCGAGGTGTTTTCCAGGACGGCCGAGCTCGGCAGCCTCTCCAAGGCCGCCGAGATCCTGCGGATGTCGAATGCCGCGGCGAGCCGGCACCTGAGCGCGCTGGAGGAGCGGCTTGCAGTCCGGCTGATCGAGCGCAACACGCGCCGGCAATGGCTGACCGAGGCGGGGCAGGAGCTGCTACAGCGATGCAGCACGTTGCTGAACGAGCTTGCGGAGGCCGAGGACGCCGTCTCTGACCGCGCGCTATCGCCCAAGGGCATGCTGCGCGTCACGAGCTCGCTGTCGTTTGCGATGATCTACATGGCACCGATGCTGCCGGCGTTTCGCAAGCTCTACCCGAAGCTCGACGTGCAGATCATCGCCGCCAACCGCTATCCCGATTTCATCGAGGCGGGCATCGACGTTGCGATCCGCACACGGGAGCAGGAGCCGGATTCCAACATCATCATCCGCCGCATCGGACAGATGCGCCGCGTGCTGGCGGCAGCACCGTCCTATCTCGCCGCACACGGCATTCCCGAGCATCCCGCCGATCTCGCGCGCCACGACATGCTGATCTACAACCTCGCCAACGATCCCTATTCGCTGCGGCTCCAGAAAGGCAATGCGGTGCAAACCGTCCGCATCGCGCCGACGCTGGACAGCAATGACGGCCAGGTCATCCGCGGTGCAGCGCTTGCGGGGCTCGGCATCCTGATCCAGCCGCTCTACATCGTGCAGGGCGACATCGGGGCCGGCAAGCTCGTGCCGGTGCTGATGGATTGGGAGCTGCCGCTGCTCACCATGAACGTGGCCTACCAGAACCGCGTCCGGCTGCCGGCCAAGATCAGGGTGTTTTCCGATTTTCTGGTCGATCACATCCGCGCACATTCGGATGCGGGGATCTGGATCGAGACGACGTCGTAA
- a CDS encoding glycosyltransferase: protein MRVVAAVLLLVSVLHAGLWGVLRDKEPAPDFKGLLPSLSYTPFEPGHVVDNNVDPEKIRADMKKLSTITRAIRSYSATEGNELVPPIAAEFGLKVTVGAWIDKDPDRNEREIKAAIELARKNSNVNGVVVGNEVIYRGEQKIEDLIEMIKKVKSAVRVPVTTGEIWNIWRDNPDLGSNVDFIAAHVLPYWENFRSDQAVDQAVDRYNLLRNQFPGKRIVIAEFGWPSAGYNLRNADPGAFQQALTLRNFVSRAEALGMEYNIVEAIDQPWKFFEGGVGPYWGILNASREPKFAWTGPVENPDYWKLMTIALLVGILLSLPILRLEHPTARQAFLLAATANGVGAWAATVFAYWNGHYFLFGSAFALTLGMILLVPLVLIAMARIDEIAAVAFGRPPQRLLTKGKPVADVPEKYYPKVSIHIPAYFEPVEMLKQTLDALSRLDYPNYECVVIINNTPDPAFWQPIQDHCRALGERFKFINAEKVKGFKAGALRIAMDRTAVDAEIIGILDADYVVEPDWLKDLVPAFADPRVGLVQAPQEHRDGDLSIMHYIMNGEYAGFFDIGMVQRNELNAVIVHGTMCLIRRAAMDMAGGWSSDTICEDSDLGLAIQELGWTTHYTNYRYGKGLLPDTYEAFKKQRHRWAYGGLQIVKKHWRQFLPGKSRLTPDQKREYGLGWLNWLGAESLGVVVALLNLVWVPIVAFADIAIPDKILTLPIIGAFVVSLAHFLSMYRARVAIKPGQMLGAMIAAMSVQWTVSRAVAQGLITEHIAFARTSKGGLSRMSIEFQAFWEAVIGTLLLIGAGVLIASNSFRQITEIYIFAGVLVLQSLPFLAAVAIAILELSRINSFQFWRDSAIRTAELIGLRPVALPPPAGMGQAVPSEVRREAN from the coding sequence ATGCGCGTTGTCGCCGCCGTTCTGTTGCTCGTGTCGGTGCTCCACGCCGGCCTATGGGGAGTCCTGCGCGACAAGGAACCCGCGCCCGACTTCAAGGGTCTGCTGCCCAGCCTGTCCTATACGCCGTTCGAACCGGGACACGTCGTCGACAACAACGTCGACCCCGAAAAGATTCGCGCGGACATGAAGAAGCTCTCGACCATCACGCGCGCGATCCGGTCCTACTCCGCGACGGAAGGCAACGAGCTGGTGCCGCCGATCGCCGCCGAGTTCGGCCTCAAGGTCACAGTCGGCGCCTGGATCGACAAGGACCCCGACCGCAACGAGCGCGAGATCAAGGCCGCCATCGAGCTCGCCCGCAAGAACAGCAACGTCAACGGCGTCGTCGTCGGCAACGAGGTGATCTACCGCGGCGAGCAGAAGATCGAAGACCTCATCGAGATGATCAAGAAGGTGAAGAGCGCGGTCCGCGTGCCCGTCACCACCGGCGAGATCTGGAACATCTGGCGCGACAATCCCGACCTCGGCTCCAACGTCGATTTCATCGCGGCCCACGTCCTGCCCTATTGGGAAAACTTCCGCTCCGACCAGGCCGTCGATCAGGCTGTCGACCGCTACAACCTGTTGCGCAATCAGTTCCCGGGCAAGCGCATCGTGATCGCTGAGTTCGGCTGGCCGAGCGCCGGCTATAACTTGCGCAACGCCGACCCCGGTGCGTTCCAGCAGGCGCTCACGCTGCGCAATTTCGTCAGCCGCGCCGAAGCGCTCGGCATGGAATACAACATCGTCGAGGCGATCGATCAGCCCTGGAAGTTCTTCGAAGGCGGCGTCGGCCCTTACTGGGGCATCCTCAACGCCAGCCGCGAGCCGAAATTCGCCTGGACCGGCCCGGTCGAGAATCCCGATTATTGGAAGCTGATGACGATCGCGCTGCTGGTCGGCATCCTCTTGTCGCTACCCATCCTGCGGCTGGAGCATCCGACCGCAAGGCAGGCATTCCTGCTGGCGGCGACCGCCAACGGTGTCGGCGCCTGGGCCGCGACCGTGTTCGCCTATTGGAATGGACACTACTTCCTGTTCGGATCGGCCTTCGCGCTGACGCTCGGTATGATTCTCCTTGTTCCTCTCGTCCTCATCGCGATGGCCCGCATCGACGAGATCGCGGCCGTCGCCTTCGGCCGGCCGCCGCAGCGGCTGCTCACCAAGGGCAAGCCGGTCGCCGACGTGCCGGAGAAATACTACCCGAAGGTCTCGATCCATATCCCTGCGTATTTCGAGCCGGTCGAGATGCTGAAGCAGACGCTCGATGCGCTGTCGCGGCTCGACTATCCGAACTACGAATGCGTCGTCATCATCAACAACACGCCGGATCCCGCGTTCTGGCAGCCGATCCAGGACCATTGCCGCGCGCTCGGTGAACGCTTCAAGTTCATCAATGCCGAGAAGGTGAAGGGCTTCAAGGCCGGCGCGTTGCGCATCGCGATGGACCGCACCGCCGTCGATGCAGAGATCATCGGCATCCTCGATGCCGACTATGTCGTCGAGCCCGACTGGCTGAAGGACCTCGTGCCCGCCTTTGCCGACCCGCGCGTCGGCCTGGTGCAGGCGCCGCAGGAGCATCGCGACGGCGATCTGTCGATCATGCACTACATCATGAACGGCGAATATGCCGGCTTCTTCGACATCGGCATGGTCCAGCGCAACGAGCTCAACGCCGTCATCGTGCACGGCACGATGTGCCTGATCCGCCGCGCCGCGATGGACATGGCCGGCGGCTGGTCGTCCGACACGATCTGCGAGGACAGCGATCTCGGCCTTGCGATCCAGGAGCTCGGCTGGACCACCCATTACACCAATTACCGCTACGGCAAGGGGCTGCTCCCCGACACCTACGAGGCCTTCAAGAAGCAGCGTCACCGCTGGGCCTATGGCGGGCTCCAGATCGTGAAGAAGCACTGGCGCCAGTTCCTGCCCGGCAAGAGCCGGCTGACGCCCGACCAGAAGCGCGAATATGGCCTGGGCTGGCTGAACTGGCTGGGCGCGGAAAGCCTCGGCGTGGTCGTGGCGCTGCTCAACCTCGTCTGGGTGCCGATCGTGGCCTTTGCCGACATCGCCATCCCCGACAAGATCCTGACGCTGCCGATCATCGGCGCCTTCGTCGTCTCGCTCGCGCACTTCCTGTCGATGTACCGCGCGCGCGTCGCGATCAAGCCCGGCCAGATGCTGGGCGCCATGATCGCGGCCATGAGCGTGCAGTGGACGGTGTCGCGCGCCGTTGCGCAAGGATTGATCACCGAGCACATTGCGTTCGCGCGCACCTCCAAGGGCGGCCTGTCCAGGATGTCGATCGAGTTCCAGGCGTTCTGGGAGGCCGTGATCGGCACCCTGCTCCTGATCGGCGCCGGCGTGCTGATCGCCTCCAACAGCTTCCGGCAGATCACCGAGATCTACATCTTTGCGGGCGTTCTGGTGCTGCAAAGCCTGCCGTTCCTGGCCGCGGTCGCCATCGCCATCCTCGAGCTCAGCCGCATCAACTCGTTCCAGTTCTGGCGCGACAGCGCGATCCGCACCGCCGAGCTGATCGGCCTGCGCCCGGTCGCGCTGCCGCCGCCTGCCGGCATGGGGCAAGCGGTGCCGAGCGAGGTGCGGCGGGAGGCGAACTGA
- a CDS encoding beta-1-3, beta-1-6-glucan biosynthesis protein, with protein sequence MRRRVFELRNAVLRQFAATLAVSSLVLLVGLNGASAQSGTPAPDQGKAAAQPADAAKDATAQNQRRTDEFAEAAQAINGPAGNPECVWLGRRVVRLMWRDDLDTAFRHLDLYDRFGCPGGHIQAAFRCLTRFGAQIDPKVAETLDSRVHACWINPASQPQQAAAAASQPPAPTTGNSQPQPAASPSPAASPSPAPPK encoded by the coding sequence ATGCGGCGACGGGTGTTCGAGTTACGAAATGCGGTCCTGCGGCAGTTCGCCGCCACCTTGGCCGTCTCCTCCCTGGTCCTCCTGGTCGGCCTCAACGGCGCCTCAGCCCAGAGCGGGACGCCTGCCCCCGACCAAGGCAAGGCCGCCGCCCAGCCCGCCGACGCCGCCAAGGACGCCACCGCCCAGAACCAGCGCCGCACCGACGAATTCGCCGAGGCCGCCCAGGCCATCAACGGCCCGGCCGGCAACCCCGAATGCGTCTGGCTCGGCCGGCGCGTGGTGCGGCTGATGTGGCGGGATGACCTCGATACCGCGTTCCGCCACCTCGACCTCTACGACCGTTTCGGCTGCCCCGGCGGCCACATCCAGGCCGCGTTCCGCTGCCTGACCCGGTTCGGCGCCCAGATCGATCCCAAGGTCGCCGAGACCCTGGACAGCCGTGTGCACGCTTGCTGGATCAATCCGGCGTCCCAGCCGCAGCAGGCGGCCGCCGCCGCGTCCCAGCCGCCGGCGCCGACCACCGGGAATTCGCAGCCGCAGCCGGCCGCGAGCCCCTCGCCTGCGGCCAGCCCCTCGCCCGCGCCCCCAAAATAG
- a CDS encoding beta-(1-6) glucans synthase, whose amino-acid sequence MWWWLATPITLARAPIDPNDKVQCVSYAPFRGEQTPLNEWTHIGADQIEQDLRQLKEITDCVRTYSIENGLDQVPAVATKVGGLKVIQGIWLGSNRAKNFAQAAIAVRLTKEFPDTISALVVGNEVLLRGEMTTADLVSIIRIVKAQVSVPVTYADVWEFWLKNREVYDAVDFVTIHILPYWEDMPVRAKFAASHVESIRERMAVAFPGKEILIGETGWPSEGRMRDGALPSRTNQARVVSEILALAKAQKFRVNLIEAYDQPWKRRLEGTVGGYWGLFDSVRRQLKYPPGEPISNFPYWKWYMGAGMALSVLVFAVAGITLRRRPWTPRFSAWLAVGISATSAGTLLGIAADKMYYESYGWGGWLMWGVLLLAGILSPIFCAQALVIGRSLPTFLDLLGPREERKWSKLTAVLGLTLAVTAVIAAETALGFVFDPRYRDFPYASLTMAVVPFALLMLNRPQIGVRPIAEAVFAGVLALSAAYMLLNEGRENWQSLWTGAIYLLFALTLWRARAEQSQG is encoded by the coding sequence GTGTGGTGGTGGCTGGCCACGCCGATCACGCTCGCGCGCGCGCCGATCGATCCCAATGACAAGGTCCAATGCGTCTCCTATGCACCGTTCCGCGGCGAGCAGACGCCGCTGAACGAATGGACCCATATCGGGGCCGACCAGATCGAGCAGGATTTGCGCCAGCTCAAGGAGATCACCGACTGCGTCCGCACCTATTCGATCGAGAACGGACTCGACCAGGTGCCGGCGGTGGCGACCAAGGTCGGCGGGCTGAAGGTGATCCAGGGCATCTGGCTCGGCAGCAACCGCGCCAAGAATTTCGCGCAGGCGGCGATTGCCGTGCGTCTCACCAAGGAGTTTCCCGACACCATCTCCGCCCTCGTCGTCGGCAACGAAGTCCTGCTGCGCGGGGAGATGACGACCGCAGATCTCGTCTCCATCATCCGCATCGTGAAGGCGCAGGTCAGCGTGCCCGTCACCTATGCCGATGTCTGGGAATTCTGGCTGAAGAACCGCGAGGTCTATGACGCCGTCGACTTCGTCACGATCCACATCCTGCCCTATTGGGAGGACATGCCGGTGCGCGCGAAATTCGCGGCAAGCCATGTCGAATCGATCCGCGAGCGCATGGCTGTCGCGTTTCCGGGCAAGGAGATCCTGATCGGCGAGACCGGCTGGCCCAGCGAAGGGCGCATGCGCGACGGCGCGCTGCCGTCACGCACCAACCAGGCGCGCGTGGTCTCGGAGATTCTGGCGCTTGCGAAGGCGCAGAAGTTTCGGGTCAATTTGATCGAGGCCTATGACCAGCCGTGGAAGCGGCGGCTCGAAGGCACCGTCGGCGGCTATTGGGGCCTGTTCGATTCCGTCCGTCGCCAGCTCAAATATCCGCCGGGCGAACCGATCTCCAATTTCCCGTACTGGAAATGGTACATGGGCGCCGGCATGGCGCTCAGCGTGCTGGTGTTCGCGGTGGCCGGCATCACGCTGCGGCGCCGCCCTTGGACGCCGCGCTTCTCGGCCTGGCTCGCGGTCGGCATCTCCGCGACATCGGCGGGCACCCTGCTCGGGATTGCCGCCGACAAGATGTATTACGAAAGCTACGGCTGGGGCGGCTGGCTGATGTGGGGCGTGTTGCTGTTGGCCGGCATCCTGTCGCCGATCTTCTGCGCGCAGGCCCTGGTCATCGGCCGCAGCCTGCCGACCTTCCTCGACCTGCTCGGTCCGCGCGAAGAGCGGAAATGGTCGAAGCTCACGGCCGTGCTTGGCCTGACGCTGGCCGTGACCGCCGTGATCGCGGCCGAGACTGCACTCGGCTTCGTGTTCGACCCGCGCTATCGCGACTTCCCCTATGCCTCGCTGACGATGGCGGTGGTGCCGTTCGCGCTCCTGATGCTGAACCGGCCGCAGATCGGCGTGCGTCCGATCGCGGAAGCGGTGTTCGCAGGGGTGCTGGCGCTGTCGGCGGCCTACATGCTCCTCAACGAAGGCCGCGAGAACTGGCAGTCGCTCTGGACCGGCGCGATCTATCTGTTGTTCGCGCTCACGCTGTGGCGGGCGCGGGCCGAGCAAAGCCAAGGATGA